One genomic region from Nostoc sphaeroides encodes:
- a CDS encoding DUF2949 domain-containing protein, producing the protein MATRNRDIKLLNFLHNELELSNADIAVALRHRELENGPLPMLLWQYGLVDLEQLGKIFDWLAEQS; encoded by the coding sequence ATGGCGACTCGGAACAGAGATATAAAACTACTCAATTTTTTGCACAACGAACTTGAACTTTCAAATGCCGATATTGCTGTAGCTCTGCGACACCGTGAGTTAGAAAATGGGCCACTACCGATGCTCCTCTGGCAGTATGGTTTAGTTGACTTGGAGCAGCTAGGAAAGATTTTTGATTGGCTAGCAGAACAAAGTTAA
- a CDS encoding Asr1405/Asl0597 family protein has protein sequence MTNDKGQMTNHVLQIPLSDRWRIYHRLQELKINCSCPPDGSLRVQVNNLLEVILIRSTVMQLLASRHELLEWLERCWRYSDES, from the coding sequence ATGACAAATGACAAAGGACAAATGACAAATCACGTTTTGCAGATTCCTTTGAGCGATCGCTGGCGAATCTATCACCGTTTACAAGAGTTAAAAATTAATTGCTCTTGTCCCCCTGATGGTTCTTTACGAGTGCAAGTGAACAATTTGCTCGAAGTAATTCTAATTCGTAGTACAGTTATGCAACTTCTTGCTTCTCGTCACGAATTATTAGAATGGCTAGAGCGTTGCTGGCGTTACAGTGATGAGTCATGA